A single window of Myxocyprinus asiaticus isolate MX2 ecotype Aquarium Trade chromosome 48, UBuf_Myxa_2, whole genome shotgun sequence DNA harbors:
- the sall1b gene encoding sal-like protein 1, whose translation MSRRKQAKPQHIHVDAHLIDHPVENIPTPIYDAHICEQCCAEFSNITDLHQHQKDCSIDQLVLEKFDNGSPDSSPSMHTLCSSIFNFEEQVNGANNTVELCDFSNDGTSEGTDAAPHIYENSNYDIAKNLHLHHDNGNDDADDFSSPYSTLLPQEVYLLELCKLSVTNSNVFIENLENTKVAVAQLSQEASLSLKTSCKNINDNKMAACSLIEQLLALQQQQMQQLKLIEEIRHQIMLLTAQNSDTPFATNTCGSLSGMSQTSSLIKLSSNLSEQLAAAAGLAENLGSQSANIGYAKESKRVISQTNQDGSRSDTGSSQMTDKNGDNPLSSKDGSDLCSNQSLHGNTASEKVSGTTNLKATSTSPASFTDGILNKLELPHKQNGINVCANSLPSIGAIVEDLNALTTLAQQRKGKSLNVTLFEHKKPSEDCIFKHKCKFCAKVFGSDSALQIHLRSHTGERPYKCNICGNRFSTRGNLKVHFQRHKEKYPNIQMNPYPVPEHLDNVPTSTGIPYGMSLPLEKHGPNWLDNKPLVGKSLDFMLPTSLPSLAPIIKKEKDGVSITKCHGPVVSEVCGRNNGHKEGFRSSPLLISSEKLREVTQALSVATFVSSSKECSREHVISNTSVNSSLSQLKLEQLENKFLLGGPPNPTGASETSKLEQLVENIDKKPFDPNECIICHRVLSCQSALKMHYRTHTGERPFKCRVCGRAFTTKGNLKTHFSIHRSMPPLKIQHSCPICQEKFTNAVVLQQHIHMHMGGHIPNVPLHDTSYTEPMDQDTEQVEGSNMDLGNFSNKNMEFMEGVSDPKCSYSLPDSLSSSSEFARATKSESQITISHVDYLSDSGLKNMENGSMDGDYLTCRSSSLNGNLDSQRRRILVYTETASSWEPSSSNGSISAEPNCSSLSPPNITGSKLLDGTSEDVPKVSMTMILPFHERGSLKTNVCDICNKTFACQSALDIHYRSHTKERPFICTACNRGFSTKGNLKQHMLTHQMRDLPSQLFEPANQVLIFPPNQFLATTEPFITSKRIRHNGIIKKDLKDSAASMGSSSASTLLTFSTPTLSVAPLRRTAKQHFCHTCGKTFSSSSALQIHERTHTGEKPFACNICGRAFTTKGNLKVHMGTHMWSSSPARRGRRLSVDGSLVESNHERSHCPKDTTLKDVVGRVSNGDSIGIWSQYASLTSGLAMRTNDIPLIKNGGIPHLSISAGWLEKFSKTFHFRPLVEDKKTALTD comes from the exons ATGTCCCGGAGGAAACAGGCAAAGCCACAGCACATCCACGTGGACGCGCATCTCATCG ATCATCCAGTGGAGAACATCCCCACCCCAATATATGATGCCCATATCTGTGAACAATGTTGCGCTGAATTTTCCAATATAACAGACCTCCACCAACACCAGAAAGACTGTTCAATAGATCAGTTAGTTCTAGAAAAATTTGATAATGGAAGCCCAGACTCTTCACCTTCCATGCACACTTTATGTTCttcaatttttaattttgaggagcaagtgaatggtgctaaCAATACAGTGGAACTTTGTGACTTTTCTAATGATGGAACGTCAGAAGGAACTGATGCAGCTCCACACATATATGAAAACAGCAATTATGACATTGCCAAAAATTTGCATTTACATCATGATAATGGCAACGATGATGCTGATGACTTTAGCTCACCATACTCAACTCTCCTACCTCAAGAGGTTTACTTACTTGAGTTGTGTAAATTATCAGTGACCAATAGCAATGTCTTCATTGAGAACCTAGAAAACACCAAGGTTGCTGTCGCTCAGTTATCACAGGAAGCTAGTTTGAGTCTAAAGACAAGCTGCAAGAACATTAACGACAACAAAATGGCTGCTTGTAGTCTGATTGAGCAGCTGTTAGCTCTGCAGCAACAGCAGATGCAGCAGCTAAAACTAATTGAAGAAATTAGACATCAGATAATGCTATTAACCGCTCAAAATTCTGATACACCTTTTGCCACAAACACCTGTGGAAGTCTATCAGGAATGTCTCAAACCAGTTCCCTGATAAAACTCAGCTCAAACCTCTCTGAACAGCTTGCAGCAGCCGCTGGGCTAGCTGAAAACCTAGGAAGCCAATCTGCTAATATTGGCTATGCTAAAGAGTCTAAACGTGTTATTTCACAGACCAACCAAGATGGCTCAAGGAGTGATACAGGAAGTTCACAAATGACTGATAAAAATGGAGATAACCCATTGTCATCAAAAGATGGTAGTGATCTATGTAGTAACCAATCTTTGCATGGTAACACAGCCAGTGAGAAGGTTTCTGGAACAACTAATTTAAAAGCAACTTCAACATCTCCTGCTTCGTTTACAGATGGGATTTTAAACAAACTTGAATTGCCTCATAAACAGAATGGCATTAATGTATGTGCAAACTCCTTGCCTAGTATTGGGGCAATTGTTGAGGACTTGAATGCTTTGACTACATTAGCCCAGCAGAGGAAAGGCAAATCACTCAATGTGACTTTATTTGAACACAAGAAGCCATCTGAAGATTGTATATTCAAGCACAAATGCAAGTTCTGTGCAAAAGTATTTGGAAGTGATAGTGCTTTGCAGATACACTTGCGGTctcacactggagagagaccTTATAAATGCAACATATGTGGAAATCGATTTTCCACACGTGGAAATCTCAAAGTCCACTTCCAGCGTCACAAGGAGAAGTATCCTAACATTCAAATGAATCCTTATCCAGTTCCAGAGCACTTAGACAATGTCCCAACCAGCACAGGTATTCCATATGGTATGTCTCTGCCCCTTGAGAAGCATGGCCCTAACTGGCTGGATAACAAACCTTTAGTGGGTAAATCTCTTGACTTTATGCTTCCAACATCTTTGCCAAGTCTTGCCCCCATCATTAAAAAAGAGAAGGATGGGGTATCAATAACCAAATGTCATGGTCCTGTTGTCAGTGAGGTATGTGGGAGAAATAATGGGCATAAAGAGGGATTTCGAAGTAGCCCTCTTCTAATTTCATCTGAGAAACTTCGAGAGGTTACACAAGCCTTGAGTGTTGCTACCTTTGTCAGCTCCTCAAAGGAATGTTCAAGAGAACATGTTATTTCTAACACCTCGGTCAATTCAAGCTTAAGTCAGCTAAAATTGGAGCAGCTTGAAAATAAATTTCTTTTGGGGGGTCCTCCAAATCCTACAGGAGCCTCAGAGACTTCAAAGCTGGAGCAGTTGGTGGAGAACATAGATAAGAAGCCCTTTGATCCCAATGAGTGTATCATCTGCCACCGGGTTCTTAGCTGCCAAAGTGCACTTAAAATGCACTACCGTACCCATACCGGAGAAAGGCCATTCAAATGTAGAGTGTGTGGACGGGCTTTCACAACCAAAGGCAATCTCAAGACACACTTCAGTATTCATCGTTCCATGCCACCCCTTAAAATACAGCATTCATGCCCAATATGCCAAGAAAAGTTCACAAATGCAGTGGTTCTACAGCAGCATATCCACATGCACATGGGTGGTCACATTCCTAATGTCCCACTGCATGATACCAGCTACACAGAGCCCATGGACCAGGACACTGAACAGGTAGAAGGGAGTAACATGGATCTGGGTAACTTCTCCAATAAAAACATGGAGTTTATGGAAGGTGTATCGGATCCTAAGTGCTCGTACTCATTACCAGACAGTTTATCATCTTCTTCTGAATTTGCCAGAGCAACTAAATCAGAAAGTCAGATAACCATTTCACATGTGGATTACCTGTCAGACAGTGGGTTAAAAAATATGGAAAATGGATCAATGGATGGAGACTACTTAACCTGTAGATCATCTTCACTAAACGGGAACCTTGACAGTCAAAGGAGAAGAATTTTAGTCTACACTGAGACTGCATCCTCTTGGGAACCCTCCTCTTCCAATGGCTCT ATATCTGCTGAACCAAATTGCTCAAGTCTTTCACCGCCTAATATCACAGGGTCCAAGCTACTAGATGGAACATCTGAAGATGTCCCAAAAGTTAGCATGACCATGATTTTACCCTTCCATGAGCGAGGATCCCTGAAAACCAATGTTTGTGATATCTGCAACAAGACATTTGCTTGTCAAAGTGCTTTGGATATTCACTATCGAAGTCACACCAAAGAACGgccattcatttgcactgcatGCAACCGAGGGTTCTCGACTAAAGGTAACCTTAAACAGCACATGCTCACCCACCAGATGCGAGACTTACCTTCACAGTTGTTTGAACCAGCAAATCAGGTCCTGATTTTTCCCCCAAACCAGTTTCTAGCCACCACGGAACCATTTATTACCTCAAAACGAATCAGACACAATGGGATCATTAAAAAAGATCTTAAAGACTCTGCAGCAAGTATGGGTAGTTCTTCAGCTTCCACATTACTCACTTTCTCTACACCAACATTATCAGTAGCACCACTTCGACGAACAGCTAAACAGCACTTCTGCCATACCTGTGGGAAGACCTTCTCTTCTTCAAGTGCACTTCAAATTCATGAGAGAACCCACACTGGTGAGAAACCCTTCGCCTGCAACATATGTGGACGTGCATTTACCACGAAAGGGAATTTGAAG GTTCATATGGGAACCCACATGTGGAGCAGTTCTCCGGCCAGGCGAGGTCGCAGGCTTTCTGTTGATGGTTCTTTAGTTGAATCCAACCATGAGAGATCTCACTGCCCTAAAGACACTACCCTGAAAGATGTTGTGGGCAGAGTAAGTAATGGGGACTCCATAGGCATCTGGAGTCAGTATGCCTCTCTCACTAGTGGTTTGGCTATGAGAACAAATGACATACCATTAATTAAAAATGGTGGCATACCTCACCTGTCGATTTCTGCTGG TTGGCTTGAGAAGTTCAGCAAAACTTTTCATTTCCGGCCATTGGTTGAGGACAAAAAAACAGCATTGACAGATTGA